A portion of the Colius striatus isolate bColStr4 chromosome 1, bColStr4.1.hap1, whole genome shotgun sequence genome contains these proteins:
- the LOC104557980 gene encoding olfactory receptor 52B2-like, protein MYELNESSFDPITFVLTGIPGMEDSHVWISVPFCLMYIAAVFANSILLFVIVRDRSLHEPMYLFLAMLAVADLMLSTATVPKTLAIFWFSAREISFDACVTQMFFTHFSFIVESSVLLAMAFDRYVAVCDPLRYSSTLTPPVIAKIAAAAVLRGFCIMFPPIFLLKRLPYCGHNVMAHTYCEHMGIARLACADIRANVWYGLTTALLSSGLDVALVAVSYGLILRAVFRLPSPEARLKALSTCGSHLCVILVFYVPAFFSFLTHRFGRRIPSHVHILLANLYVVVPPMLNPLVYGVRTRQIRQRVARLVGLAGDGSWPGSGGSC, encoded by the coding sequence ATGTACGAGCTCAACGAAAGCAGCTTTGACCCCATCACCTTCGTCCTGACGGGCATCCCGGGCATGGAGGACTCCCACGTGTGGATCTCCGTCCCTTTCTGCCTGATGTACATCGCTGCGGTCTTCGCCAACTCCATCCTCCTCTTCGTCATCGTCAGGGACAGGAGCCTCCACGAGCCCATGTACCTGTTCCTCGCCATGCTGGCCGTCGCCGACCTCATGCTTTCCACCGCCACGGTGCCCAAAACCCTGGCCATCTTCTGGTTCAGTGCCAGGGAGATCTCCTTCGACGCCTGCGTCACTCAGATGTTCTTCACCCACTTCAGCTTCATCGTGGAGTCGTCCGTCCTGCTGGCCATGGCCTTCGACCGCTACGTGGCCGTCTGCGACCCTCTGCGTTACTCCTCCACCCTCACCCCGCCCGTCATCGCCAAGATCGCCGCGGCCGCCGTCCTCCGCGGCTTCTGCATCATGTTCCCGCCCATCTTCCTGCTGAAGAGGCTGCCGTACTGCGGGCACAACGTCATGGCGCACACCTACTGCGAGCACATGGGCATCGCGCGCCTGGCCTGCGCCGACATCAGGGCCAACGTGTGGTACGGGCTCACCACGGCTCTGCTGTCCTCCGGCCTGGACGTCGCGCTGGTCGCCGTCTCCTACGGCCTGATCCTCAGGGCCGTGTTTCGGCTGCCGTCGCCGGAGGCCCGTCTCAAAGCGCTGAGCACCTGCGGCTCGCACCTCTGCGTCATCCTCGTGTTCTACGTGCcggctttcttctctttcctcacacACCGCTTCGGCCGGCGCATCCCCAGCCACGTCCACATCCTCCTGGCCAACCTCTACGTGGTGGTGCCGCCGATGCTCAACCCCCTGGTGTACGGCGTGAGGACGCGGCAGATCCGGCAGCGTGTGGCCCGGCTCGTGGGCCTGGCGGGGGACGGCTCGTGGCCCGGCTCGgggggcagctgctga
- the LOC104559251 gene encoding ubiquilin-1-like, whose translation MDPSDTIKVMVKTLRQKEQFEVPQSCTVWQFKGEVARRFNTQPDLLFLIHAGKVLEDQHTLIHCGIHSGDRIHLIIKSQRRPQDVQAGEGTAATQMRPPGHSNSSVFLGSSAAQQCQNVLLESLAQQLAASQDIVAQIMDNLLSSVMHSNLELNAVGGNSFLSGFLLGVTAVDLLDVQFRDVSDLVQILDEQDVHTYSLGRRFLQYILSNSDLLREILTSSPRLQQLAETDPGLREILNNPQAIIELLQASSNPAVLQEMVRNRDMALNNLESIPGGLTILEQMYREMEEPMDASETQLDDNPFASLDRNPPQSGARLPACTENRTPLPNPWAPQPNSDGDDADDDDALADTDDGSASGLSPTAEAVVTILRESQSMAEQLLDNPELMSSLTTALVSPGSPAQALLSDAAAASHGRSPSQEQWPQELPPEMENVEVSPLLRNLRATQALLQMQVGLYTLMREVPDLLLSLEDVDEDSDLQSDSPQSSESEDDAAEDEAATEAQAEMGEEAPQTRFQTQMEQLRAMGFQDQTAILEALVEAGGDMGAAVKILTSRQTTRRDCDP comes from the coding sequence ATGGATCCCTCAGACACCATCAAAGTGATGGTGAAGACTCTCAGGCAGAAGGAGCAGTTCGAGGTCCCTCAGAGCTGCACCGTTTGGCAGTTTAAGGGAGAAGTTGCCAGGCGTTTCAATACCCAGCCTGATCTGCTCTTCCTGATACACGCTGGGAAGGTCCTGGAGGATCAACACACTTTGATCCACTGTGGAATTCACAGTGGTGACAGGATCCACCTGATCATCAAGTCCCAAAGGAGACCACAGGATGTCCAGGCAGGCGAAGGAACAGCGGCCACCCAGATGCGACCTCCTGGACACAGCAATTCCAGCGTGTTCTTGGGAAGCTCGGCAGCTCAGCAATGCCAAAACGTGCTCTTAGAATCCTTGGCTCAGCAGCTGGCTGCCAGCCAGGATATCGTGGCCCAGATCATGGACAACCTCTTGTCCTCGGTCATGCATTCAAACCTGGAGCTGAACGCTGTCGGGGGCAACTCGTTCCTGTCGGGCTTCCTCCTCGGGGTAACAGCGGTGGATCTCCTGGACGTGCAGTTTAGAGACGTCTCGGATCTGGTGCAGATCCTGGACGAACAAGATGTGCACACGTACAGCCTGggcaggaggttccttcagtacATCCTCAGCAACTCGGACCTTTTAAGGGAAATCCTCACGTCCAGCCCTCGGTTGCAGCAGCTGGCTGAAACAGATCCTGGGCTGCGAGAGATTCTCAACAACCCACAAGCCATCATTGAGCTGTTACAGGCCTCCAGCAATCCTGCTGTCCTGCAGGAGATGGTCAGGAACAGAGACATGGCCCTGAACAACCTGGAGAGCATCCCCGGCGGGCTCACGATTCTGGAGCAGATGTACAGGGAAATGGAGGAGCCAATGGATGCCAGTGAGACACAGCTGGACGACAACCCGTTTGCTTCCTTGGACAGGAATCCACCCCAGAGTGGAGCCAGGCTACCAGCCTGCACTGAAAACCGGACACCACTCCCCAACCCTTGGGCTCCGCAGCCCAACAGTGACGGCGACGACGCAGATGACGACGATGCGTTGGCCGACACCGACGATGGCTCTGCCTCGGGTTTGAGTCCTACAGCAGAAGCAGTGGTGACCATCCTCAGGGAGTCTCAGAGCATGGCTGAGCAGCTCTTGGACAACCCAGAGCTGATGTCCAGCCTGACGACTGCTCTGGTGAGCCCCGGCAGCCCGGCACAAGCGCTGCTGAGCGACGCCGCCGCGGCGAGCCACGGCAGATCCCCGTCTCAAGAGCAGTGGCCCCAGGAGCTGCCGCCAGAGATGGAGAACGTGGAGGTTTCGCCTTTGCTGAGAAACCTGAGAGCCACACAGGCACTGCTGCAGATGCAGGTGGGGTTGTACACCCTCATGAGAGAGGTGCCGGATCTCCTCCTGAGCCTGGAGGACGTGGACGAGGATTCGGACCTGCAGAGCGACTCGCCGCAGAGCAGCGAGTCTGAGGACGACGCAGCCGAGGACGAAGCAGCCACAGAGGCTCAGGCGGAGATGGGCGAGGAGGCACCACAGACCAGATTTCAGACACAAATGGAGCAGCTCAGGGCCATGGGCTTCCAGGACCAAACTGCAATCCTGGAGGCACTGGTTGAGGCAGGAGGAGACATGGGTGCAGCGGTGAAGATTCTGACCAGCCGTCAAACAACGCGCCGTGACTGCGACCCCTGA